The Pseudomonas azadiae genome includes a window with the following:
- a CDS encoding SprT family zinc-dependent metalloprotease — MPEQLNTRVEECYLQAESFFKRSFKRPQVSLKLRGQKAGVAHLHENLLRFNPQLYRENSQHFLKQTVAHEVAHLIAHQLFGERIQPHGEEWQLIMRGVYELPPDRCHTYAVKRRQVMRYIYRCPCANSDFPFSSQRHGMVARGRRYLCRRCRQTLVFTGETRVE; from the coding sequence ATGCCCGAGCAACTCAATACCCGCGTCGAAGAGTGTTACCTGCAAGCCGAATCCTTTTTCAAACGAAGCTTCAAACGCCCCCAGGTCAGCCTCAAGCTGCGGGGCCAGAAGGCCGGTGTCGCGCATTTGCACGAGAACCTGCTGCGTTTCAACCCGCAGTTGTACCGTGAAAACAGTCAGCACTTCCTGAAACAGACCGTGGCCCATGAAGTGGCGCACCTGATTGCCCACCAATTGTTTGGCGAGCGCATCCAGCCCCATGGCGAGGAATGGCAATTGATCATGCGCGGGGTCTATGAACTGCCGCCGGACCGCTGCCATACCTATGCGGTGAAGCGCCGCCAGGTGATGCGCTATATCTACCGATGCCCGTGTGCGAACAGTGATTTTCCGTTTTCATCGCAGCGCCACGGCATGGTGGCCAGGGGGCGGCGGTATTTGTGTCGGCGGTGTCGGCAGACACTGGTGTTTACAGGTGAAACCCGGGTGGAATAA
- a CDS encoding META domain-containing protein, with product MKGLLLLAALGVALTGCAGDAVKLKRDHSYVVEWIGERPLMDYAHLTVTLGADGRAYGNGGCNHWFAPYTVDGNTLSFGKIGSTRKLCAEALMEQEHRFFQALQNVQRWDISPIEQTRFWPAEGKPIRLWLEEG from the coding sequence ATGAAAGGCCTGCTTCTGCTCGCGGCCCTCGGAGTGGCCCTGACCGGCTGCGCCGGAGACGCGGTCAAGCTCAAGCGCGATCACAGCTATGTGGTGGAATGGATCGGTGAACGGCCGCTGATGGATTACGCGCACCTGACCGTCACCCTCGGCGCCGATGGCCGCGCCTACGGCAACGGCGGTTGCAACCACTGGTTTGCGCCGTACACCGTCGACGGCAACACGCTCAGCTTCGGCAAGATCGGCAGCACCCGCAAGCTCTGCGCCGAGGCATTGATGGAGCAGGAACACCGCTTCTTCCAGGCCCTGCAAAACGTGCAACGCTGGGACATTTCGCCGATCGAGCAGACGCGTTTCTGGCCGGCCGAGGGCAAGCCGATTCGCCTGTGGCTGGAAGAAGGCTGA
- a CDS encoding TlpA family protein disulfide reductase: MTKRLIGALAIITTLLLSGCGNDYGVDQNGRKVAAERLDKQWLVINYWAEWCGPCRTEIPELNALAEQLKAQNVGVFGVNFDNVQGEELKAASDKLGIKFTVLAQNPEGIFDIPRSEALPVTYIIDDQGKVREQLMGEQTAEGVLAKLKALRG; the protein is encoded by the coding sequence ATGACTAAGCGACTGATCGGTGCACTGGCGATCATCACAACCCTGCTGCTCAGCGGCTGCGGTAACGATTACGGCGTTGACCAGAATGGTCGGAAGGTGGCGGCCGAACGCTTGGACAAGCAGTGGCTGGTGATCAATTACTGGGCCGAATGGTGTGGCCCGTGCCGCACGGAAATCCCTGAACTCAATGCCCTGGCCGAGCAGTTGAAGGCGCAGAACGTGGGCGTATTCGGGGTCAATTTCGACAATGTGCAGGGTGAGGAACTCAAAGCCGCCAGCGACAAGCTGGGCATCAAGTTCACGGTGCTGGCGCAGAACCCGGAAGGCATCTTCGATATCCCGCGCAGCGAAGCGTTGCCGGTGACCTACATCATTGATGACCAGGGCAAGGTGCGTGAGCAGTTGATGGGCGAGCAGACGGCGGAAGGGGTGCTGGCCAAACTCAAGGCCTTGCGCGGTTAA
- a CDS encoding DUF2069 domain-containing protein, whose product MARKPKVLPPQAWLAPRVKLARALSLLAFFALVALLCVYYLFIADLHGARPWVILLIELVPLLVLAPGMLTGSARGHSWMCFVVNLYFIKGALAAYDPNRQGFGVLEMAASLALFCTALLYVRWRHQLNRRLAADQGA is encoded by the coding sequence GTGGCCAGAAAGCCTAAGGTCCTGCCGCCCCAGGCGTGGCTGGCGCCGCGCGTAAAGCTTGCACGCGCACTGAGCCTGCTGGCGTTTTTCGCGCTGGTGGCGTTGCTGTGCGTGTATTACCTGTTCATCGCCGACCTGCACGGTGCGCGGCCCTGGGTGATCCTGCTGATCGAACTGGTGCCGCTGCTGGTACTGGCGCCGGGGATGCTCACCGGCAGCGCGCGCGGGCATTCGTGGATGTGCTTTGTGGTGAACCTGTATTTCATCAAGGGCGCGCTGGCGGCGTACGACCCCAACCGGCAAGGGTTCGGGGTGTTGGAGATGGCGGCGAGCCTGGCGCTGTTTTGTACGGCGCTGCTGTATGTGCGGTGGCGGCATCAGTTGAATCGGCGGTTGGCGGCAGATCAGGGCGCCTGA
- the arsC gene encoding arsenate reductase (glutaredoxin) (This arsenate reductase requires both glutathione and glutaredoxin to convert arsenate to arsenite, after which the efflux transporter formed by ArsA and ArsB can extrude the arsenite from the cell, providing resistance.) yields the protein MTDLTLYHNPRCSKSRGALELLEARGLAPTVVRYLDTPLDAAQLKALLGKLGISARQLLRSGEDEYKTLNLADASLSEAQLIAAIAAHPKLMERPILETADKAIIGRPPENVVEILP from the coding sequence ATGACCGATCTGACGCTTTATCACAACCCGCGCTGCTCGAAATCACGCGGTGCGCTGGAACTGCTCGAAGCCCGTGGGCTCGCGCCCACTGTGGTGCGCTACCTGGACACCCCGCTGGACGCCGCGCAATTGAAGGCCCTGCTCGGCAAGCTGGGCATCAGCGCACGCCAACTGCTGCGCAGCGGTGAAGACGAGTACAAGACCCTCAACCTGGCCGACGCCAGCCTCAGCGAAGCGCAGTTGATTGCCGCCATCGCCGCACACCCGAAGCTGATGGAACGCCCGATCCTGGAAACCGCCGATAAAGCCATCATTGGCCGCCCACCGGAAAACGTAGTGGAGATCCTGCCGTGA
- the ttcA gene encoding tRNA 2-thiocytidine(32) synthetase TtcA produces MGTLTVNQNKLQKRLRRLAGEAVADFNMIEDGDKVMVCLSGGKDSYTLLDVLLHLQKVAPIQFQIVAVNMDQKQPGFPEQVLPAYLEALGVEYHIVEKDTYSVVKELIPEGKTTCSLCSRLRRGTLYTFADEIGATKMALGHHRDDIVETFFLNMFFNGSLKAMPPKLRADDGRNVVIRPLAYCNEKDIQAYSDFKQFPIIPCNLCGSQENLQRQVVKEMLLDWERKTPGRTESIFRSLQNVQPSQLADRNLFDFASLKIDETAASRFVNVVNL; encoded by the coding sequence ATGGGCACTCTTACGGTCAACCAGAACAAACTGCAAAAACGCCTGCGTCGCCTGGCCGGTGAAGCGGTCGCCGATTTCAACATGATCGAGGACGGCGACAAGGTCATGGTCTGCCTCTCCGGCGGCAAGGACAGCTACACCCTGCTCGACGTACTGCTGCACCTGCAAAAGGTCGCGCCGATCCAGTTCCAGATCGTCGCCGTCAACATGGACCAGAAGCAGCCGGGCTTTCCTGAACAGGTGCTGCCGGCCTACCTCGAAGCGCTGGGCGTGGAGTACCACATCGTCGAGAAAGACACCTATTCGGTGGTCAAGGAGTTGATCCCGGAAGGCAAGACCACCTGCTCGCTGTGCTCGCGCCTGCGCCGTGGCACGCTGTACACCTTTGCCGACGAGATCGGCGCCACCAAGATGGCCTTGGGTCACCACCGCGACGACATCGTAGAGACTTTCTTCCTCAATATGTTCTTCAACGGCTCGCTCAAGGCCATGCCGCCCAAGTTGCGTGCCGATGACGGGCGCAACGTAGTAATCCGTCCACTGGCGTATTGCAACGAAAAGGACATCCAGGCCTACTCCGACTTCAAGCAATTCCCGATCATCCCGTGCAACCTCTGCGGCTCCCAGGAAAACCTGCAGCGCCAGGTGGTCAAGGAAATGCTCCTGGACTGGGAGCGCAAGACCCCCGGCCGCACCGAAAGCATCTTCCGCAGCCTGCAGAATGTGCAGCCTTCGCAGTTGGCCGACCGTAACCTGTTCGACTTCGCCAGCCTGAAAATCGATGAAACCGCGGCGTCGCGCTTCGTCAATGTAGTGAACCTCTGA
- a CDS encoding Yip1 family protein: MIHHVVGLFTHPDQEWREIRGDKEESISHMYLTHTLILAAIPAVSAFIGTTQVGWVIGNRAPVMLTQESALWMTLMSYAAMLGGVAVMGAFIHWMARTYDANPSMARCVAFATYTATPLFIGGLAALYPHMWLGMVVGTAAICYTVYLLYVGVPTFMSIDPDEGFLFSSSILAVGLVVLVAIMAFTVIVWGLGVGPIYTS; this comes from the coding sequence ATGATCCATCACGTCGTGGGGCTTTTTACCCATCCCGACCAGGAATGGCGGGAAATTCGTGGCGATAAAGAAGAAAGCATCAGCCACATGTACCTCACTCATACCCTGATCCTCGCGGCGATCCCCGCCGTATCCGCCTTTATCGGTACCACCCAGGTTGGCTGGGTCATCGGCAACCGCGCGCCGGTGATGCTGACCCAGGAAAGCGCACTGTGGATGACCCTGATGTCGTACGCGGCCATGCTCGGCGGCGTGGCGGTGATGGGTGCGTTCATTCACTGGATGGCGCGCACCTATGACGCTAACCCAAGCATGGCGCGTTGCGTCGCGTTTGCTACCTATACCGCGACGCCGCTGTTCATCGGCGGGCTGGCGGCGCTCTATCCGCATATGTGGTTGGGCATGGTGGTGGGCACGGCGGCGATCTGCTACACGGTGTACCTGCTGTATGTGGGCGTGCCGACCTTCATGAGCATCGATCCGGACGAAGGCTTCCTGTTTTCCAGCTCGATACTGGCCGTAGGGCTGGTGGTGCTGGTGGCGATCATGGCGTTCACGGTGATCGTCTGGGGCCTGGGCGTAGGCCCGATCTATACCAGTTGA
- a CDS encoding DNA-3-methyladenine glycosylase I yields the protein MRDYKWLHEYCLNRFGSSAELEAHLPVPKTPAQLRKISDDRYLSTLALRVFRAGLKHSVVDGKWPAFEQVFFGFDPEKVVLMGAEHLERLMQDTRIIRHLGKLKSVPRNAQMILDIEQEKGSFGAFVADWPVTDIVGLWKYLSKHGHQLGGLSAPRFLRMVGKDTFVPSYDVVAALSAQKIVDKAPTSLRDLATVQDAFNQWHAESGRPMCQLSMMLAYTVNH from the coding sequence ATGCGCGATTACAAGTGGCTGCACGAATATTGTCTGAACCGCTTCGGTTCGTCGGCCGAGCTGGAAGCCCATCTGCCTGTACCCAAGACCCCGGCGCAGTTGCGCAAGATCAGCGATGATCGTTATTTGTCGACGTTGGCCCTGCGCGTATTTCGTGCCGGCTTGAAGCACAGTGTGGTGGACGGCAAATGGCCGGCGTTCGAGCAGGTGTTCTTCGGCTTCGACCCGGAAAAAGTCGTGCTGATGGGCGCCGAGCACCTGGAGCGGCTGATGCAGGACACGCGCATCATCCGTCACTTGGGCAAGCTCAAGAGCGTGCCGCGCAATGCGCAGATGATTCTGGATATCGAGCAGGAGAAGGGCAGCTTTGGCGCGTTTGTCGCCGACTGGCCGGTGACCGACATCGTCGGGCTGTGGAAGTACCTGAGCAAGCACGGCCATCAGCTCGGCGGGCTGTCGGCGCCGCGTTTCCTGCGCATGGTCGGCAAGGACACGTTTGTGCCGAGTTATGACGTGGTCGCGGCCTTGAGCGCACAGAAGATCGTCGACAAAGCGCCGACCAGCCTGCGCGACCTGGCGACGGTGCAGGACGCGTTCAACCAGTGGCACGCCGAGAGTGGGCGGCCGATGTGCCAGTTGTCGATGATGCTGGCGTATACGGTGAATCATTGA
- the wrbA gene encoding NAD(P)H:quinone oxidoreductase produces MTSPYVLVLYYSRHGSVSEMARQIARGIEQGGMEARLRTVPAVSTECEAVAPSIPDEGALYASLDDLKNCSGLALGSPTRFGNMAAPLKYFLDGTSNLWLTGALVGKPAGVFTSTASLHGGQETTLMSMLLPLLHHGMLITGLPYSEQALLDTQGGGTPYGPTHHAGPDGKRLLDQHEITLCRALGLRLATTATLLENGRGQKA; encoded by the coding sequence GTGACGTCGCCGTATGTGTTGGTGCTGTATTACAGCCGCCATGGCTCGGTGAGCGAAATGGCTCGGCAGATTGCCCGGGGCATCGAGCAAGGCGGGATGGAAGCGCGGTTGCGCACCGTGCCGGCGGTCTCCACCGAGTGCGAAGCCGTGGCGCCGAGCATTCCGGACGAAGGCGCGCTGTATGCCAGCCTGGATGACCTGAAAAACTGTTCAGGCCTGGCCCTGGGCAGCCCGACGCGCTTCGGCAACATGGCCGCGCCGCTCAAATACTTCCTCGACGGCACCAGCAACCTGTGGCTGACCGGTGCGCTCGTCGGCAAGCCGGCCGGTGTGTTCACCTCCACCGCCAGCCTGCACGGCGGCCAGGAAACCACGCTGATGTCGATGCTGCTGCCGCTGTTGCATCACGGCATGTTGATCACCGGGCTGCCCTACAGCGAACAGGCCCTGCTCGACACCCAGGGCGGCGGCACGCCGTACGGGCCCACCCACCATGCCGGGCCTGACGGCAAGCGCCTGCTCGATCAACATGAAATCACCTTGTGCCGGGCCCTGGGCCTGCGCCTGGCCACCACCGCCACGCTGTTGGAGAACGGCCGTGGCCAGAAAGCCTAA
- the tusD gene encoding sulfurtransferase complex subunit TusD, whose product MKFAIAVFSAAHAPSSRRALLFAQAALAGGHEIVRLFFYQDGVHSASTNIVAPQDEQDIARQWREFVSQHQLDGVVCIAAALRRGVLDHGEATRYQRSAVNLEAPWALSGLGQLHDAAQAADRLICFGGT is encoded by the coding sequence ATGAAGTTTGCGATTGCAGTGTTCAGCGCAGCCCACGCGCCCTCCTCGCGCCGCGCCCTGCTGTTCGCCCAGGCGGCGCTGGCCGGCGGGCATGAGATTGTGCGGCTGTTTTTTTATCAGGACGGGGTGCACAGCGCCTCCACCAACATCGTCGCCCCCCAGGACGAGCAAGACATCGCCCGCCAATGGCGCGAGTTTGTCAGCCAGCACCAGCTCGACGGCGTGGTGTGCATCGCCGCGGCGTTGCGCCGTGGCGTGCTTGACCATGGGGAGGCCACGCGCTATCAACGCAGCGCGGTCAACTTGGAAGCGCCGTGGGCGTTGTCGGGCCTGGGCCAGTTGCACGACGCGGCGCAGGCCGCCGACCGCCTGATCTGTTTTGGAGGGACGTGA